In Nocardioides dokdonensis FR1436, the following are encoded in one genomic region:
- a CDS encoding enoyl-CoA hydratase family protein, with amino-acid sequence MAITSELRADGIRVVTMQHPPVNALTVQGWYDVAAALDEASRDMDTHVVVLRAEGRGFNAGVDIKEMQHTTGFDALIGANKGCYAAFKAVYECAVPVVAAVHGHCLGGGVGLVGNADCIVASEDAYFGVPEVNQGALGAATHMARLVPQHMMRTLYFTARTIKAADLVQFGSVLEVVPRDELDEAALAVAGEIAAKDTRVIRAAKEALNGIDPIDVNKSYRFEQGFTMELNLAGVADELRDGFAGTDKAGKAHQ; translated from the coding sequence ATGGCGATCACCTCCGAGCTGCGAGCCGACGGCATCCGCGTCGTGACGATGCAGCATCCTCCGGTCAACGCATTGACGGTCCAGGGCTGGTACGACGTGGCCGCGGCCCTCGACGAGGCGAGCCGTGACATGGACACCCACGTGGTCGTGCTGCGCGCCGAGGGCCGCGGCTTCAATGCGGGCGTCGACATCAAGGAGATGCAGCACACCACCGGCTTCGACGCGTTGATCGGCGCCAACAAGGGCTGCTACGCCGCCTTCAAGGCCGTCTACGAGTGCGCCGTACCGGTCGTCGCGGCCGTGCACGGGCACTGCCTGGGCGGCGGGGTCGGCCTGGTCGGCAACGCCGACTGCATCGTGGCCAGCGAGGACGCCTACTTCGGCGTGCCCGAGGTCAACCAGGGCGCGCTCGGCGCCGCGACCCACATGGCGCGGCTGGTGCCGCAGCACATGATGCGCACCCTCTACTTCACCGCCCGCACCATCAAGGCCGCCGACCTGGTGCAGTTCGGCTCGGTCCTCGAGGTCGTCCCCCGCGACGAGCTCGACGAGGCCGCCCTGGCGGTCGCCGGCGAGATCGCGGCGAAGGACACCCGGGTGATCCGTGCGGCCAAGGAGGCCCTCAACGGGATCGACCCCATCGACGTCAACAAGAGCTACCGGTTCGAGCAGGGCTTCACCATGGAGCTCAACCTCGCCGGGGTGGCCGACGAGCTCCGCGACGGGTTCGCGGGCACCGACAAGGCAGGAAAGGCACACCAGTGA
- a CDS encoding FAD-dependent oxidoreductase, with protein sequence MTVSRDDSWDEEHDVVVVGSGAGALTGAYLAARDGHDTVVLEKAGRLGGTSAYSGAACWLPGSEVQQRAGSADSSQSARDYLTAVLGGSEPEKVEAFVATAPGLVAELEKDPALEFRLQPFPDYFDAAGRVPMGRSIVPLEIEQADLGELLALVRPPVERDREGLGHAEGAQLVGGRALIGRLLLAFDRTGSGEVRTGHAVTELVTDGERVVGVVAQTLDGPRRIGARRGVLLGSGGFERNQEMRSAHGVPGAADWAMAPAGTNTGEPIEAAVAVGAATELMDQGWWCPGIAHPDGSAAFTLGFRGGVVVDATGNRFANESLPYDRMGREMFAEPGHVPAWFVFDARSGGDLPAISLPPRSPAEHLESGTWVQAPTLEELAGATGLPADALTATVQRFNGFAEQGRDEDFGRGDDEFDRFFAIGTGPNPALVPLDQPPYVAARLVLSDLGTKGGLRTDTSARVLREDGTVIAGLYAAGNASASMAGAFYPGPGIPIGTAMVFSALAVRDMLDASL encoded by the coding sequence ATGACTGTGAGCCGGGACGACAGCTGGGACGAGGAGCACGACGTCGTCGTCGTGGGATCGGGTGCGGGAGCCCTGACGGGCGCCTACCTGGCGGCCCGCGACGGGCACGACACCGTGGTGCTGGAGAAGGCCGGTCGGCTGGGCGGGACATCGGCGTACTCCGGCGCCGCCTGCTGGCTGCCCGGCAGCGAGGTCCAGCAGCGGGCCGGCAGCGCCGACTCGTCGCAGTCGGCGCGTGACTACCTCACCGCGGTGCTGGGCGGCTCCGAGCCGGAGAAGGTGGAGGCGTTCGTGGCCACGGCGCCCGGCCTGGTCGCCGAGCTCGAGAAGGACCCGGCGCTCGAGTTCCGGCTGCAGCCGTTCCCCGACTACTTCGACGCCGCAGGCCGCGTGCCCATGGGGCGCTCCATCGTGCCGCTCGAGATCGAGCAGGCCGACCTGGGGGAGCTGCTCGCGCTGGTCCGTCCCCCGGTCGAGCGCGACCGCGAGGGGCTGGGCCACGCCGAGGGCGCCCAGCTCGTCGGCGGCCGGGCCCTGATCGGGCGGCTGCTGCTCGCCTTCGACCGCACCGGCAGCGGCGAGGTCCGGACCGGGCACGCGGTCACCGAGCTCGTCACGGACGGCGAGCGCGTCGTCGGCGTGGTCGCCCAGACCCTCGACGGACCACGGCGCATCGGCGCTCGGCGCGGGGTGCTGCTCGGCTCGGGAGGCTTCGAGCGCAACCAGGAGATGCGCAGCGCCCACGGGGTGCCCGGCGCGGCCGACTGGGCGATGGCCCCGGCCGGCACCAACACCGGCGAGCCGATCGAGGCCGCCGTCGCCGTCGGCGCCGCCACCGAGCTGATGGACCAGGGCTGGTGGTGCCCCGGCATCGCCCACCCCGACGGGTCCGCGGCGTTCACCCTCGGCTTCCGCGGCGGCGTCGTCGTCGACGCCACCGGCAACCGCTTCGCCAACGAGTCGCTGCCCTACGACCGGATGGGTCGCGAGATGTTCGCCGAGCCCGGTCACGTGCCGGCGTGGTTCGTCTTCGACGCCCGCTCCGGCGGCGACCTGCCGGCGATCTCGCTCCCGCCGCGCAGCCCCGCCGAGCACCTCGAGTCCGGCACCTGGGTGCAGGCCCCGACCCTCGAGGAGCTCGCCGGGGCCACCGGCCTGCCCGCGGACGCGCTCACCGCGACCGTGCAGCGCTTCAACGGGTTCGCCGAGCAGGGCCGCGACGAGGACTTCGGTCGTGGCGACGACGAGTTCGACCGCTTCTTCGCGATCGGCACGGGGCCCAACCCCGCGCTGGTCCCGCTCGACCAGCCGCCGTACGTCGCCGCCAGGCTCGTGCTCTCCGACCTCGGCACCAAGGGTGGGCTGCGCACCGACACCTCGGCCCGCGTGCTGCGCGAGGACGGCACCGTGATCGCCGGCCTGTACGCCGCCGGCAACGCCAGCGCCTCGATGGCCGGCGCGTTCTACCCCGGGCCCGGCATCCCGATCGGCACCGCCA
- a CDS encoding CoA transferase subunit A has protein sequence MTIDEVVAELRDGMTIGIGGWGPRRKPMALVRAILRSDLKDLTIVSYGGADVGLLVRAGKVRKLVYAFVSLDTVPLEPNFQRARQNKEIAEVVELDEGLFQEGLRAAAHRLPFLPMRAGLGSDVLVNNPHLKTVTSPYPDADGVHEELVAMPALTLDVALVHLNRADKHGNATYLGPDPYFDDLFCMAADKAYVSVEQITDTAGLTVDTPVQRLLLSRMMVSGVVEAPNGAHFTTCTPDYERDELFQKAYAAAASGSDEEWAAFEQRFLAGDEDAYQAAVQAFAQEEEK, from the coding sequence ATGACCATCGACGAGGTGGTCGCTGAGCTGCGCGACGGCATGACCATCGGGATCGGCGGGTGGGGACCGCGGCGCAAGCCGATGGCCCTGGTCCGCGCGATCCTGCGCTCGGACCTGAAGGACCTCACGATCGTGAGCTACGGCGGCGCCGACGTCGGCCTGCTCGTGCGTGCCGGCAAGGTGCGCAAGCTGGTCTACGCGTTCGTCTCCCTCGACACCGTGCCGCTGGAGCCCAACTTCCAGCGCGCCCGCCAGAACAAGGAGATCGCCGAGGTCGTCGAGCTCGACGAGGGCCTGTTCCAGGAGGGCCTGCGCGCAGCGGCCCACCGGCTGCCGTTCCTCCCGATGCGGGCGGGCCTCGGCTCCGACGTGCTGGTCAACAACCCGCACCTCAAGACCGTCACCAGCCCCTACCCCGACGCCGACGGCGTGCACGAGGAGCTCGTCGCGATGCCGGCGCTGACCCTCGACGTCGCGCTGGTCCACCTGAACCGGGCCGACAAGCACGGCAACGCGACGTACCTGGGTCCTGACCCGTACTTCGACGACCTGTTCTGCATGGCCGCCGACAAGGCGTACGTGTCGGTCGAGCAGATCACCGACACCGCCGGCCTGACCGTCGACACCCCGGTCCAGCGCCTGCTGCTGAGCCGGATGATGGTCAGCGGCGTCGTGGAGGCGCCGAACGGCGCGCACTTCACCACGTGCACGCCCGACTACGAGCGCGACGAGTTGTTCCAGAAGGCGTACGCCGCCGCGGCGTCCGGCTCCGACGAGGAGTGGGCCGCCTTCGAGCAGCGCTTCCTCGCCGGTGACGAGGACGCCTACCAGGCCGCAGTGCAGGCCTTCGCCCAGGAGGAGGAGAAGTGA
- a CDS encoding SDR family oxidoreductase, whose amino-acid sequence MKKILEGRVAIVTGAGRGIGRAHALELAAQGAAVVVNDFGVSLAGEGDGETPADSVVAEIEAAGGRAVANGADVADFDQAEAMVRQAIDTFGGLDVLVNNAGFVRDRMLVNTSEEEWDAVVRVHLKGHFAPLRHAGAYWRAEAKEGRQRAARVINTSSGAGLQGSIGQTTYSAAKAGIAGMTLVAAAEMSRYGVTVNAIAPVARTRMTEGAFDTSAMPDPADNSPVVAWLASEEAGDVTGRVIEIEGGKVTVENGWTHGPAEDLGRRWETAEVGTRLRALIEQAPAPEKVYGS is encoded by the coding sequence GTGAAGAAGATCCTCGAAGGACGCGTCGCCATCGTGACCGGCGCCGGCCGCGGCATCGGCCGCGCCCACGCGCTCGAGCTCGCCGCCCAGGGCGCCGCGGTCGTCGTCAACGACTTCGGCGTCTCCCTGGCCGGTGAGGGCGACGGTGAGACCCCCGCCGACTCCGTGGTCGCGGAGATCGAGGCGGCCGGCGGCCGCGCGGTCGCCAACGGCGCCGACGTCGCCGACTTCGACCAGGCCGAGGCCATGGTCCGCCAGGCCATCGACACCTTCGGCGGGCTCGACGTCCTCGTCAACAACGCCGGCTTCGTGCGCGACCGGATGCTGGTCAACACCTCCGAGGAGGAGTGGGACGCGGTCGTGCGGGTGCACCTCAAGGGCCACTTCGCCCCGCTGCGCCACGCCGGCGCCTACTGGCGCGCCGAGGCCAAGGAGGGCCGCCAGCGCGCGGCCCGGGTCATCAACACCTCGTCGGGCGCCGGGCTGCAGGGCTCGATCGGGCAGACCACGTACTCCGCAGCCAAGGCGGGGATCGCCGGCATGACGCTGGTCGCCGCCGCCGAGATGAGCCGGTACGGCGTCACCGTCAACGCGATCGCGCCCGTCGCGCGCACCCGGATGACCGAGGGTGCCTTCGACACCTCCGCCATGCCCGACCCGGCCGACAACTCGCCCGTCGTCGCCTGGCTCGCCTCCGAGGAGGCCGGCGACGTCACCGGTCGCGTCATCGAGATCGAGGGCGGCAAGGTCACGGTCGAGAACGGCTGGACCCACGGCCCCGCCGAGGACCTGGGTCGGCGCTGGGAGACCGCCGAGGTCGGCACCCGGCTGCGGGCGCTGATCGAGCAGGCCCCGGCCCCCGAGAAGGTCTACGGCAGCTGA
- a CDS encoding SDR family oxidoreductase has protein sequence MSVTLDLTDRVVLVTGGSKGIGRAIAEAYVAAGARVVTCARSGAEPLAGTRHVTCDVRDPDAVTAMVEDVAATEGRLDVAVNNAGGAPYALAADASPRFHAKVMDLNFFGPLLVAQAANKVMQGQDSGGAIVNISSISALRPSPGTAVYGAAKAGVDSLTASLAIEWAPKVRLNSVNVGLCRTELTGDHYGGDAQVAAIEATIPLGRMARPGEVASVALFLGSDLASYVSGATLACHGGGEPPVFLTAVQNA, from the coding sequence ATGAGCGTCACCCTGGACCTGACCGACCGGGTCGTCCTGGTCACCGGCGGGAGCAAGGGCATCGGCCGCGCGATCGCCGAGGCCTACGTCGCCGCCGGCGCGCGGGTCGTCACCTGTGCCCGCTCTGGGGCCGAGCCGCTGGCCGGCACCCGGCACGTGACCTGCGACGTGCGCGACCCCGACGCGGTCACGGCGATGGTCGAGGACGTCGCCGCCACCGAGGGTCGCCTCGACGTGGCCGTCAACAACGCCGGTGGGGCGCCGTACGCGCTGGCCGCCGACGCCTCGCCGCGCTTCCACGCGAAGGTGATGGACCTCAACTTCTTCGGACCGCTGCTCGTCGCCCAGGCCGCCAACAAGGTCATGCAGGGCCAGGACAGCGGCGGCGCGATCGTCAACATCTCCTCCATCAGTGCGCTGCGTCCCTCGCCGGGCACGGCCGTGTACGGCGCCGCCAAGGCCGGCGTCGACTCGCTGACCGCCTCGCTCGCGATCGAGTGGGCCCCCAAGGTGCGCCTCAACAGCGTCAACGTCGGGCTGTGCCGCACCGAGCTGACCGGCGACCACTACGGCGGCGACGCCCAGGTCGCGGCCATCGAGGCGACGATCCCACTGGGCAGGATGGCCCGCCCCGGCGAGGTCGCCTCGGTCGCGCTGTTCCTCGGCTCCGACCTGGCCTCCTACGTCAGCGGTGCCACGCTGGCCTGCCACGGTGGCGGGGAGCCCCCCGTGTTCCTCACCGCGGTCCAGAACGCCTGA